A genomic stretch from Podospora pseudoanserina strain CBS 124.78 chromosome 3, whole genome shotgun sequence includes:
- the BET4_1 gene encoding Rab geranylgeranyltransferase (EggNog:ENOG503NYGW; COG:O), producing the protein MLSMDRRNFHAWGYRRHVVSQLESRELGGDSLVESEFAYTDRMIRADLSNFSAWHSRSTLIPRLLDERGAGEEERRAFLDAEFTQIREALNVGPDDQSLWYYHQFLVDNLVSPVRRPTIVPTLTVDQRVDYLLKEITEIKDLLEDYEDVKLIHEALLEYTLGLCQLEKRKPLEHERQDLISWVKKLKELDPMRMGRWVDLERDYGLTELLPGGGGGWL; encoded by the exons ATGCTGTCGATGGACCGCAGGAATTTCCATGCGTGGGGGTACAGGCGGCATGTTGTCAGCCAGCTGGAGAGCAGGGAACTGGGCGGGGATTCGTTGGTGGAGAGCGAGTTTGCGTATACTGACCGGATGATCCGGGCTGATTTGAGTAATTTCTCGGCTTGGCATAGCAGGAGCACGCTGATTCCGAGGCTGTTGGAtgagaggggggcgggggaggaggagaggagggcttTTTTGGATGCCG AATTCACCCAAATCCGAGAAGCGCTCAATGTCGGCCCCGACGATCAGTCACTGTGGTATTATCACCAGTTCCTTGTCGACAACCTCGTCAGTCCAGTTAGGCGTCCCACCATTGTTCCGACCTTGACGGTAGATCAGAGGGTGGACTACCTCTTGAAAGAAATCACGGAAATCAAGGATCTGCTAGAGGATTATGAGGATGTGAAGCTGATCCATGAGGCGTTGTTGGAATACACGCTGGGGTTGTGtcagctggagaagaggaaaccTCTTGAGCATGAGAGGCAGGATCTGATATCTtgggtgaagaagttgaaggagttggatccgatgaggatggggaggtgggtcgatttggagagggattATGGGTTGACTGAGCTGCTTCCTGgcggggggggtgggtggttataa
- a CDS encoding hypothetical protein (EggNog:ENOG503NV1A; COG:S), with the protein MDVTQHQPGRRRHVFYGFWGSSTLFLALGLSTVLIIGLLVQLLNQDLISTTDMMHSTLSSVASLTAILLARLGLSHASNAPESLESEDFEIDLSWYPPKPSSITNLTTVFNSTGVWGFIFNTSHTPDSQYGTYNWCNMPHVRAKEYPRPPSEYELLYVEVIHRHHLRTPYSSNSFPVEPHPWNCNNIAIYSYSSPLTPGSPPSIPGYHSPFTSPFNPFPPSPLGFQGTCNFPQITTQGLSDSYQHGLDLLSVYSPLISPTSAEFRITNNPITSQVAGALVSALLPPKTTTTTPLLIQNKEIDSLEPKYPCPLSHHLFSQIQSTPQWKSHLQLSKEILTQLDIISGVPPSDTSFHISFDHYFDNLSSKQCHSRPLPCSVHSPHNNKCIPQHLADTVYRLGQWEYHHTYRSSKQSLQASVASYGVWIAELLSHISSVTKEETKVRYRHNIAHDGSISRLLGVLQVDDMHWPGMGSEIVFEVYKQQPKHFVRVLYGGQVLKSSSPMLKGNPKGMIPLQQIMGYLGGLIGLREKDGKMMHDIKEMCNTPITYNK; encoded by the exons ATGGATGTGACCCAGCATCAACCGGGCCGACGGCGCCATGTTTTCTATGGTTTCTGGGGGTCCTCAACACTATTTCTGGCTCTTGGACTGTCCACGGTTCTCATCATTGGGCTGCTAGTTCAACTGCTCAACCAAGATCTGATAAGCACAACTGATATGATGCACAGCACGCTGTCCAGCGTGGCCAGTCTCACAGCTATATTACTTGCCAGGCTGGGCCTTTCACATGCCTCAAACGCACCAGAGTCGCTCGAAAGTGAAGACTTTGAGATCGACCTGTCTTGGtatcccccaaaaccatCTTCGAtaaccaacctcaccaccgtcttCAACAGCACCGGCGTCTGGGGATtcatcttcaacacctcccacaccccaGACTCCCAGTATGGCACCTACAACTGGTGCAACATGCCTCATGTCCGGGCAAAGGAATATCCCAGGCCACCCTCAGAATATGAACTCCTCTACGTCGAAGTA atccaccgccaccacctccgcacCCCCTACTCATCCAACTCCTTCCCTGTTGAACCTCACCCCTGGAACTGCAATAACATCGCCATCTACTCTtactcctcccctctcaccccTGgatcacccccctccatcccaggATACCACTCCCctttcacctcccccttcaaccccttccccccatctcccctcgGTTTCCAAGGCACCTGCAACTTTCCCCAAATCACAACCCAAGGCCTCTCCGACTCTTACCAGCACGGCCTCGACCTGCTGTCAGTCtactcccccctcatctcaccaacctcaGCCGAGTTCCGCAtaaccaacaaccccatcacctcccaaGTCGCCGGCGCACTGGTATCCGCCCTCCTAccacccaaaaccaccaccaccacccccctcctcatccaaaacAAAGAAATCGACTCCCTCGAGCCCAAATACCCCtgccccctctcccaccacctctttTCCCAAATCCAATCCACTCCCCAATGGAAATCCCACCTGCAGCTATCAAAAGAGATCCTCACCCAACTAGACATCATAAGCGGCGTCCCCCCCTCCGATACCAGTTTCCACATCAGTTTCGACCACTACTTcgacaacctctcctccaaacaATGCCACTCCCGTCCCCTCCCTTGCTCAGTCCACTCCCCCCACAACAACAAATGCATCCCCCAACACCTAGCCGACACCGTCTACCGCCTAGGCCAGTGGGAGTACCACCACACCTACCGCTCCTCCAAACAatccctccaagcctcagTCGCAAGCTACGGGGTGTGGATCGCCGAACTATTGTCACATATCTCATCCGTGACAAAAGAAGAGACAAAAGTGAGATATCGACACAACATTGCCCACGACGGGTCAATTTCCCGACTGTTGGGCGTGCTACAAGTAGACGATATGCACTGGCCCGGGATGGGCTCCGAGATCGTCTTTGAGGTTTacaagcagcagccaaaacATTTCGTCAGGGTGTTGTACGGTGGGCAGGTGCTAAAGTCCAGTTCACCCATGCTAAAGGGAAACCCCAAAGGGATGATACCACTCCAACAAATCATGGGGTATCTAGGTGGCCTCATCGGATTACGAGAAAAAGACGGGAAAATGATGCACGATATCAAGGAGATGTGCAACACCCCTATTACCTACAATAAGTGA
- the PET8 gene encoding S-adenosylmethionine transporter (COG:C; EggNog:ENOG503NUA8; BUSCO:EOG09263EDC), giving the protein MSEPPPPPFNTALLSGALAGTTVDLLLFPLDTLKTRLQSPTGFFSSGGFRGIYRGIGSCLVGSAPGAAFFFSTYEHTKSFLSHNFPPLPTSPNQTTTPAYHHMLSASLGEIAACAVRVPTEVVKQRAQAGHHNGSSAQAFRHIIAQYSTIGLPGVWKELYRGWTITIIREVPFTVLQFPLWEGLKSWGRARKQRTGRGLFESALYGSVAGGFAAAVTTPLDVLKTRVMLSTEKQSMFKVMTDILRENGIRPFFAGIGPRVMWISIGGAIFLGSYQWAVNTLSVGGEKKRGEESVL; this is encoded by the exons ATGTCAGaaccccccccaccccctttcaacaccgccctcctctcgGGCGCCCTAGCCGGCACAACagtcgacctcctcctcttccccctcgacaccctcaaaACCCGCCTCCAATCCCCCACCGGCTTCTTTTCCTCAGGCGGCTTCCGCGGCATCTACCGCGGCATCGGCTCCTGCCTCGTCGGCTCCGCCCCCGgagcggccttcttcttctccacctaCGAGCACACCaaatccttcctctcccacaacttcccccccttgcccacctctccaaaccaaacaaccaccccagccTACCACCACAtgctctccgcctccctcggcGAAATCGCCGCCTGCGCCGTCCGCGTCCCCACCGAAGTAGTAAAACAACGCGCCCAAGCCGGCCACCACAACGGGTCCTCCGCCCAAGCCTTCCGGCACATCATTGCACAATACAGCACCATCGGTCTCCCCGGTGTGTGGAAGGAGCTCTACAGAGGCTGGACAATAACAATCATCCGCGAGGTCCCTTTTACCGTGCTCCAATTCCCGCTATGGGAAGGTCTCAAGTCGTGGGGCCGCGCGAGGAAACAACGCACCGGGAGGGGACTCTTTG AGTCGGCGCTCTACGGTTCGGTGGCTGGCGGGTTCGCCGCCGCGGTGACAACACCGCTTGATGTCCTCAAGACGAGAGTCATGCTCTCGACTGAAAAACAAAGCATGTTCAAAGTCATGACCGATATCCTGAGAGAAAACGGGATACGTCCCTTCTTTGCGGGGATAGGCCCGAGGGTGATGTGGATCAGCATAGGGGGCGCGATATTCTTGGGGAGTTACCAGTGGGCGGTGAATACGCTTTCTGTAggtggagagaagaagaggggggaagagagtGTCTTGTAG
- the BET4_2 gene encoding Rab geranylgeranyltransferase (EggNog:ENOG503NYGW; COG:O) encodes MADQGGSQHGIARTTRTRTPAQKQQDLERIQKYRDLESHLRQLVSSSDYSRRETFDLTTTLLKLNPEYYTAYANFWLILKTVGWVLMLEGVLEFFSVRHYNNVFRRVIVLLFDKDPAQPSLPEDWEEWYNS; translated from the exons ATGGCCGAT CAAGGCGGCTCCCAGCACGGCATAGCCCGCACCACCCGCACCCGCACCCCCGCCCAAAAGCAGCAGGACCTCGAGCGCATCCAAAAGTACCGCGACCTCGAATCCCACCTCCGCCAgctcgtctcctcctctgatTACTCCCGCCGCGAAACCTTtgacctcaccaccaccctcctcaagctcaacccGGAATACTACACA GCGTACGCTAACTTCTGGCTTATTCTCAAGACGGTCGGATGGGTGCTCATGCTCGAGGGCGTGCTCGAGTTCTTCTCGGTCAGACACTACAACAACGTGTTCCGACGAGTCATCGTGCTCTTATTCGACAAGGACCCCGCACAGCCAAGCTTGCCggaggattgggaggagTGGTATAATAGCTGA
- a CDS encoding hypothetical protein (COG:S; EggNog:ENOG503NV5F), whose amino-acid sequence MSKKARQRISYVLEHPNSSPGGHRLGVNGLAIDQTNSILYSGGRDGVLCAWDLNRDLVAPQTSHSAMIDETMSASTSKRATTFRAQTQAHTHWVNDITLAEKHTAVVSGSSDLFVKLWRPLAETPADPVTIGQHADYVKCVATPTADTNWVASGGLDRKINFWDLAGGGNILEIDARGEEVAEKGSIYAMGVTHNVVANGGPESTVRLWDPKTGKRITKFVGHTDMIRSILISENGDLIMSASSDQTVKVWSVTAGRCMHTLTMHDSSVWALFSDDPSLHTFYSADRSGLVVKTDVRGTNGEFDNGLSLAVAQENDGVTRVVAWGDSIWTSTSRASINRWKNVDSSDHTQLPEAFRAHRASLATIRSRDGSLSSTMVPPASGAESPYKPRHKRNISEKSILRISNTAPLPFTLGSGNVDENSVSPGSQVPEPAFNMVELPEPIQHEPEETIAGQFGLVKHRLLNDRRRVLTLDTAGEVLLWDLIQCRPIQEFGKHHLETIVPQVNTKEAVAPWCSIDTSSGNLAVVLEPYNCFDAEMYADELGSVENTEFREDQRINLGKWVLRYLFANLIDEEIRRDEAFRHKLNEEVLKKTAGGGRMLPPLAISIPGPAGWQFSEPSSSATPKAAGMNYPPMTPGMAIGLATPGSPMAPFLDGGFTTPLSPLEKRTSQVSRPSQEREDYFADAIQTPGLDQSNRLAQTPAAEVPPTPGPEQPAKTPGATETNGKEKEKDAKDKEKDGGKTPSTPFGGMKKFRMGGFSMKLGRSASTPQAEKPAALDEKAEESESNGSQHEREFDDNLGGVVQKIKAEYEEELVDNPGQIVETKITPSLPNDTPVLKLPPGTKVIIQEETSGGSAEVYRGTVGSVGTDADEIEQKGPKWLGECLLQNVLPVKDAVKVSFVLFPYKGELPELVAAPDGNNRLNANRMLRVKKILGYVAERIDREWKEEVERVEREGGEVGEGVMRPEEYLELWCNEQMLPNKMTLATLRTHVWRGGSDIVLHYRANGRKEIKLTEQVEEVVKEEEQAGKKSEEVGTPGV is encoded by the exons ATGTCCAAAAAGGCCCGCCAGAGAATCAGCTATG TCCTCGAACACCCCAACTCCTCTCCTGGCGGCCATAGACTCGGCGTGAATGGCCTTGCCATCGACCAGACAAACAGCATCCT ATACTCCGGCGGCCGCGATGGTGTCCTCTGCGCCTGGGATCTCAACCGAGATCTCGTTGCCCCCCAGACCTCCCACTCCGCCATGATCGACGAGACGATGAGCGCCAGCACATCCAAACGGGCAACCACATTTCGAGCACAAACACAAGCGCATACCCACTGGGTCAACGACATTACGCTCGCCGAGAAGCATACAGCCGTTGTATCAGGCTCCTCGGATCTGTTTGTCAAGCTATGGCGTCCACTAGCCGAAACACCGGCCGACCCGGTGACCATCGGCCAGCATGCCGATTATGTCAAATGCGTCGCGACACCAACAGCAGACACAAACTGGGTAGCCTCGGGCGGCCTCGACCGCAAGATCAACTTTTGGGACCTGGCTGGAGGCGGAAACATCCTCGAGATTGACGCCCGAGGTGAAGAGGTGGCTGAGAAGGGCAGCATCTATGCCATGGGGGTAACACACAACGTTGTCGCCAACGGCGGACCCGAGTCGACAGTACGGTTGTGGGATCCAAAAACTGGTAAACGTATCACCAAGTTTGTTGGTCATACGGACATGATCAGGTCGATTCTGATCAGCGAGAATGGGGACTTGATCATGTCTGCTAGTTCTGATCAGACGGTCAAGGTGTGGAGCGTCACGGCGGGAAGGTGTATGCATACACTTACCATGCATGACAGCAGTGTTTGGGCGCTGTTCTCGGATGACCCTTCGCTGCACACCTTTTACAGCGCTGACaggtcggggttggtggtcaAGACGGATGTCAGGGGTACGAATGGGGAGTTTGACAACGGGCTATCGCTAGCTGTCGCTCAAGAAAACGATGGCGTCACGAGAGTAGTGGCCTGGGGAGACAGCATCTGGACATCAACCAGCAGGGCATCGATCAACAGATGGAAGAATGTGGACTCGAGTGATCATACGCAACTGCCAGAGGCGTTCAGGGCACATCGGGCATCGTTGGCCACGATTAGGAGTCGGGACGGATCTTTGTCGTCGACTATGGTGCCGCCTGCGTCTGGAGCCGAATCCCCGTACAAGCCCCGGCATAAGCGAAACATTTCGGAGAAGTCCATTTTGAGAATCTCGAACACGGCTCCTCTTCCCTTTACGTTGGGTAGCGGTAACGTGGATGAGAATTCGGTCAGTCCAGGCTCACAGGTCCCGGAGCCGGCGTTCAACATGGTGGAGCTCCCTGAGCCAATACAGCATGAACCAGAGGAGACCATAGCGGGCCAGTTTGGGCTGGTGAAGCACAGGTTGTTGAATGATCGGAGACGAGTGCTGACCCTGGATACTGCTGGTGAGGTCTTGTTGTGGGATTTGATTCAG TGCCGACCGATTCAAGAGTTTGGAAAGCATCACCTTGAGACCATCGTGCCACAGGTTAACACTAAGGAGGCCGTGGCGCCGTGGTGCTCGATTGACACCAGCTCGGGCAATCTTGCTGTTGTGTTGGAACCTTACAATTGCTTTGATGCAGAGATGTACGCTGATGAGTTGGGCTCTGTGGAAAATACGGAGTTTAGAGAAGATCAGAGGA TCAACCTTGGGAAATGGGTCCTCAGATATCTCTTTGCCAACCTCATCGACGAAGAAATCCGCCGTGACGAGGCCTTCAGACACAAGCTCAACGAAGAGGTGCTCAAAAAGACGGCAGGCGGCGGTAGGATGCTGCCTCCACTGGCGATTAGTATTCCAGGACCAGCAGGATGGCAGTTTTCTGAACCCTCGTCGTCAGCTACACCGAAGGCTGCTGGCATGAACTACCCACCCATGACTCCTGGGATGGCCATCGGTCTTGCTACCCCCGGTTCACCAATGGCTCCTTTCCTGGATGGAGGCTTCACCACACCACTCAGCCCACTTGAGAAGAGAACTTCCCAAGTCAGCAGACCCTCACAAGAACGCGAAGACTATTTCGCCGATGCGATACAAACGCCGGGATTAGATCAGAGCAACAGACTAGCCCAAACTCCCGCGGCCGAGGTGCCCCCGACCCCCGGCCCTGAGCAACCAGCCAAGACACCAGGTGCTACTGAAACCAATggcaaagagaaggagaaggatgccaaggacaaggaaaaggacGGTGGGAAGACTCCCAGCACGCCGTTTGGTGGAATGAAGAAGTTTCGAATGGGCGGGTTCAGCATGAAGCTGGGTCGCTCGGCATCTACACCCCAAGCAGAGAAACCTGCCGCCTTGGacgagaaggccgaggagtcAGAGTCGAATGGCAGCCAACACGAAAGGGAATTTGACGACAACCTTGGCGGCGTCGTTCAGAAGATTAAAGCGGAATACGAAGAAGAGCTTGTTGACAACCCAGGCCAGATTGTCGAAACGAAAATCACGCCCTCTTTACCGAATGATACTCCGGTTCTTAAACTCCCACCTGGGACAAAAGTCATTATACAGGAAGAAACTTCTGGCGGCTCGGCGGAAGTTTATCGTGGGACGGTGGGGAGTGTGGGTACTGACGCGGATGAGATTGAACAGAAGGGACCGAAGTGGCTTGGGGAGTGTTTGCTGCAGAATGTTCTCCCGGTCAAGGACGCGGTGAAGGTCAGCTTTGTGCTGTTTCCGTACAAAGGGGAGCTGCCTGAGCTGGTGGCGGCGCCGGATGGGAATAATAGGCTCAATGCGAATAGGATGctgagggtgaagaagattTTGGGGTATGTGGCTGAGAGGATTGATcgggagtggaaggaggaggtggagagggtggaacgggagggaggagaggttggggagggggtgatgaggccGGAGGAGTATTTGGAGTTGTGGTGTAACGAACAG ATGCTACCGAATAAGATGACGCTTGCGACGCTGAGGACGCatgtttggaggggggggagtgaTATTGTTCTTCATTATAGGGCGAATGGGAGGAAGGAAATTAAGTTGACGgagcaggtggaggaggtggtgaaggaggaggagcaggcggGGAAAAagagtgaggaggttgggacGCCTGGTGTTTAa
- a CDS encoding hypothetical protein (COG:D; EggNog:ENOG503P0T4), whose protein sequence is MGTLPPVVHSTARAIAPREFLDALHATCNPRFPYDRGRSHKPIALAISGGVDSMALAYLSTKIRTTDHWFKVADHPVSNPVAFVVNHDLRKGMVEEVDQVINALRGLKIFAYVAKIDWAQVLGKGVDPNTVPNIETLARQQRYRKLGTFARNCKTMSLLTAHHEDDQYETILMRLLSGHGYRGLRGMRPATDIPECYDMHGIYQSGFIDDQRSKHPVWNIYPNRAERTKILRALRDDFHFDLATFAENAEPMMWRTDLKDAFSADQDYDEWIARSNKPAPPLPTMDFEDGGVMVYRPLLHFSKDRLIATCLENNVPWFEDHTNKDPTLTMRNAVRQMWKNHRLPEALQKPAILRLAERCRKRVAFEEAEADRLLQSALVPHFEPSTGTLVVQLPKFRLPRVSRLSSKSPEGRQKRLDHHRYIAALLLRKLISMITPERELNQAGQLDHLASMLFPSLAQDGVEPPPPKPYVICGVHFVPMMGPNSQPFRWLLTRAPYASNVPRPRTGFWAPNIRGRWGKKPHQWKTTGWSGFKLYDGRYWIRLLSRLPGNLHVMPFEAEHQKPFKEALDEQSKNDLAAMLKRYAPGKIRYTLPGIYSRVDVTGVIQRDEYWPDIEELDKYGALRKRNADGQWEIREEAVENEESKDAEKKSSDTVEQELLHSSASKRARLLQAKAWEDDITERRTDNPPQLLALPTLGIHIPGLEDWLRWEIRYRKLDPDMLLTVKRRKFMPKRRKVRSQIRMSYRHMLLSGLIKPRYSRPVRRREVLKSKSK, encoded by the coding sequence ATGGGAACGCTACCGCCTGTTGTGCACAGCACAGCGAGGGCCATCGCCCCCCGCGAGTTCCTAGACGCCCTCCACGCAACATGTAACCCCAGGTTCCCCTACGACCGTGGGCGCTCCCACAAGCCCATTGCCCTCGCCATCAGCGGCGGTGTCGACTCCATGGCCCTGGCCTACCTCTCTACCAAGATCAGGACGACCGATCATTGGTTCAAGGTGGCTGACCACCCCGTCAGCAACCCTGTCGCTTTTGTTGTCAACCATGATCTGCGGAAGGGCATGGTTGAGGAAGTCGACCAGGTAATCAATGCCCTGAGAGGGCTCAAGATCTTTGCCTATGTTGCCAAAATCGACTGGGCCCAGGTATTGGGCAAGGGTGTGGATCCCAACACGGTGCCCAACATCGAGACTCTTGCACGTCAGCAGCGCTATCGGAAATTGGGCACCTTCGCCAGGAACTGCAAGACCATGTCTTTGCTCACGGCCCATCACGAAGATGACCAGTATGAGACCATTCTCATGAGGCTGCTTTCCGGCCATGGATATCGCGGCTTGAGAGGGATGCGCCCGGCAACAGACATCCCCGAGTGTTACGATATGCATGGCATCTACCAGAGCGGCTTTATCGATGACCAGAGGAGTAAACACCCTGTGTGGAATATTTACCCAAACAGGGCCGAAAGGACCAAGATATTGCGAGCCTTACGTGATGATTTCCATTTCGACTTGGCCACGTTTGCTGAGAACGCGGAACCCATGATGTGGAGGACAGATCTCAAGGACGCTTTTTCTGCCGACCAGGACTATGACGAGTGGATCGCCAGGAGCAACAAGCCTGCCCCTCCGCTGCCGACGATGGactttgaggatgggggagtcATGGTATATCGGCCGCTGCTACACTTTTCCAAGGATCGCTTGATTGCCACCTGCTTGGAGAATAACGTTCCGTGGTTTGAGGATCACACCAACAAGGACCCGACGCTGACCATGAGGAATGCCGTGAGGCAGATGTGGAAGAATCACCGCTTGCCAGAGGCGCTTCAGAAGCCGGCGATATTGCGATTGGCAGAACGGTGCAGGAAGAGAGTAGCTTTTGAGGAGGCTGAAGCAGATCGCCTGCTGCAGAGTGCTCTGGTCCCTCATTTTGAGCCCAGTACTGGCACGTTGGTGGTACAACTGCCGAAATTCCGACTCCCACGAGTGTCAAGATTATCGTCAAAGTCACCTGAGGGTCGCCAGAAGCGGCTTGATCACCATCGCTACATCGCCGCTCTCCTGCTTCGAAAGCTGATTTCCATGATCACACCGGAAAGAGAGCTCAACCAAGCTGGCCAGCTCGATCATCTCGCATCTATGCTGTTTCCCTCCCTGGCACAAGATGGCGTCgagccaccacctcccaagccGTACGTCATCTGCGGCGTACATTTTGTACCCATGATGGGCCCCAACAGCCAACCCTTCCGCTGGCTCCTGACCCGCGCGCCCTACGCTTCGAATGTCCCACGGCCTCGTACCGGTTTTTGGGCGCCCAACAtcagaggaagatggggcaAAAAACCGCACCAGTGGAAGACAACCGGATGGTCAGGCTTCAAGCTGTATGACGGCCGGTACTGGATCCGACTGCTCAGCAGGCTGCCAGGTAATCTTCATGTCATGCCATTTGAGGCGGAGCATCAGAAGCCGTTCAAAGAAGCGCTTGATGAGCAAAGCAAGAATGACCTCGCGGCTATGCTCAAGCGGTATGCGCCTGGCAAGATACGGTACACTCTCCCTGGAATATACTCCAGGGTTGATGTTACGGGAGTAATACAACGCGATGAATACTGGCCGGATATTGAGGAACTGGACAAGTATGGGGCCTTGCGTAAGCGTAACGCTGATGGCCAGTGGGAAATCCGAGAGGAGGCTGTCGAGAACGAAGAGAGCAAGGATgctgaaaagaaaagctcGGACACGGTGGAACAGGAGCTGCTACACTCGTCAGCCAGTAAACGAGCCAGGCTGTTGCAGGCCAAGGCCTGGGAGGATGACATTACGGAAAGAAGGACAGATAATCCGCCCCAGCTGTTGGCGCTGCCAACGCTGGGAATTCATATACCGGGCTTGGAAGACTGGCTGAGGTGGGAGATTCGGTACAGGAAGCTTGATCCAGATATGCTGCTCACGGTGAAACGGAGGAAGTTCATGCCAAAACGGAGGAAGGTCAGGAGTCAGATTCGAATGTCGTATCGGCATATGTTGCTGTCGGGGTTGATCAAGCCGAGGTACAGTAGACCAGTACGGCGCCGAGAGGTGCTGAAGTCAAAGTCGAAATAG